From Eubacterium sp. 1001713B170207_170306_E7, the proteins below share one genomic window:
- the acsV gene encoding corrinoid activation/regeneration protein AcsV — translation MHKVVFVVKGKRQVEFLAGQRENLLEAARKAGIMIDTPCNGSGTCGKCKVQITKGKVAALSLTRLTDEEIADGWVLACSSEIVEDIEVNVPDLASAFQNEMQITDLSENESKNIRYVRKKMLKMGMTDSNRLCCEIIELPEPTNDDNLADEDRLKRYFRQTLGYADIQVSLDVLRKFPDAFRENNFKIKVVYLKRGDIAEIMDVRSCLECTCALYGVALDIGTTSVSACLVNMDTNEIVSKASMGNAQVKYGGDVINRIVYTEKPGGLRKLRDAIIEETINPLIGQMVQSAGITTDDIYEMCAAGNTTMTHLLLGINPDHLRREPFIPGVNTIPEMKSTEIGIRINPEGRVYLAPSVASYVGGDITAGVFAVPVWLQEEFTMLVDLGTNGEIVFGNKDFMMTCACSAGPAFEGGEISCGTRAVPGAIEEVKIDDATLKASFSTIGGEAPVGVCGSGIIDLICEMKRTGIIDGKGRISKDIGNPRIAFDEYDIGRYFVCSKELDGSAKDIYITEIDIDSFIKAKGAVFSAIHTLMESMDMPIEVLENVYVAGGIGSNLGIENAIALGMLPDIPVDKYYYIGNSSMQGCYLALTLAEGKEKIAEIGQNMTYMELSVHPAYMDAFISACFIPHTDMSLFPSLQK, via the coding sequence ATGCATAAAGTAGTGTTTGTCGTTAAGGGGAAACGGCAGGTAGAGTTTTTAGCGGGACAAAGAGAAAATCTCCTGGAAGCGGCGCGGAAAGCCGGAATTATGATCGACACACCGTGCAACGGCAGTGGAACCTGCGGGAAGTGCAAGGTTCAGATTACAAAGGGCAAGGTAGCCGCCTTGTCACTGACCCGCCTGACGGATGAGGAAATTGCCGACGGCTGGGTGCTGGCCTGCAGCTCTGAAATTGTTGAGGACATCGAGGTGAATGTGCCGGATCTGGCCTCGGCTTTCCAGAATGAAATGCAGATTACGGACCTGTCTGAAAATGAGAGCAAAAACATCCGCTATGTGCGGAAAAAGATGCTAAAGATGGGGATGACGGATTCCAACCGCCTGTGCTGTGAGATTATCGAGCTGCCAGAGCCTACCAACGACGACAATCTCGCGGATGAGGACCGGCTGAAGCGTTATTTCCGCCAGACTCTGGGCTATGCCGATATTCAGGTAAGCCTGGACGTTCTCAGGAAATTCCCGGACGCGTTCAGGGAAAATAACTTTAAGATTAAGGTCGTCTACCTGAAGCGCGGCGATATTGCTGAGATCATGGATGTGCGTTCCTGTCTGGAATGTACCTGCGCTCTCTACGGGGTGGCCCTGGACATCGGCACAACGTCTGTTTCGGCCTGTCTGGTCAATATGGATACCAACGAAATTGTTTCCAAGGCCTCCATGGGAAATGCTCAGGTTAAATACGGCGGCGATGTCATCAACCGGATTGTTTATACCGAAAAGCCCGGCGGCCTGAGAAAGCTGCGGGACGCGATTATTGAGGAAACCATCAATCCGCTGATCGGCCAGATGGTTCAGTCCGCCGGGATTACCACAGATGACATCTATGAGATGTGCGCGGCCGGCAACACGACCATGACCCATCTGCTGCTGGGAATCAATCCAGATCATCTGAGACGGGAGCCCTTTATTCCCGGTGTCAATACGATTCCTGAAATGAAGAGCACGGAAATCGGTATCCGCATCAATCCCGAGGGCCGGGTCTACCTGGCGCCATCGGTGGCAAGCTATGTTGGGGGCGATATTACCGCTGGCGTATTCGCTGTTCCGGTTTGGCTTCAGGAAGAATTTACCATGCTGGTGGACCTTGGGACCAACGGCGAGATCGTCTTTGGCAATAAGGACTTTATGATGACCTGCGCCTGCTCAGCAGGCCCGGCCTTTGAAGGCGGAGAAATCAGCTGCGGGACCCGCGCGGTTCCAGGCGCCATTGAAGAAGTCAAAATTGACGACGCCACATTAAAGGCGAGTTTTTCAACCATTGGCGGAGAAGCGCCGGTAGGCGTCTGCGGTTCCGGTATCATCGACCTTATCTGCGAGATGAAGCGGACCGGCATTATTGATGGCAAGGGCCGTATCAGCAAGGATATCGGCAATCCGCGGATCGCCTTTGACGAATACGACATTGGGCGCTACTTTGTCTGCTCAAAGGAGCTGGACGGCAGTGCCAAGGATATCTACATCACAGAGATTGACATCGACAGCTTTATCAAGGCAAAGGGGGCTGTGTTCTCAGCCATCCACACCCTGATGGAAAGCATGGATATGCCGATTGAGGTGCTTGAAAATGTGTATGTGGCCGGAGGAATCGGCAGCAATCTCGGCATCGAAAACGCCATTGCTTTGGGAATGCTCCCGGATATCCCGGTTGACAAGTACTACTATATTGGAAACAGCTCAATGCAGGGGTGCTATCTGGCCCTGACACTGGCTGAGGGAAAAGAAAAAATCGCAGAAATTGGACAGAATATGACTTATATGGAGCTCAGTGTTCACCCTGCTTATATGGACGCCTTCATATCGGCCTGCTTTATCCCGCATACGGATATGAGCCTGTTCCCAAGCCTGCAAAAATAG
- a CDS encoding AAA family ATPase: MAFNIAVAGKGGVGKTTFTGMLVSYLVEQGKGPILAVDADSNANLNEVLGEEVEMTIGHIKEEVNHAEMDGNQLPPGMTKGDFLTLRLNQAVSEGNGYDLLVMGRSQGEGCYCFVNGLLKTQVGRLSENYNYVIMDNEAGMEHISRGTMGRMDILLLVSDCSRRGIQAVARIRDLAEELNLRIPVIKLIVNRAPNGELNEGTAEEIEKQGLDLLGVIPMDQQVFEYDAYGKPLVTLPEDSAARKAVREIIDKLEIK, from the coding sequence ATGGCTTTTAATATTGCAGTAGCCGGTAAGGGCGGTGTTGGAAAAACAACCTTTACAGGTATGCTGGTTTCATATTTGGTAGAACAGGGCAAGGGACCGATTCTGGCGGTGGACGCCGACTCAAATGCCAACCTGAACGAAGTTTTGGGTGAAGAGGTCGAAATGACCATCGGACACATTAAGGAAGAGGTCAACCACGCAGAAATGGACGGCAATCAGCTGCCGCCGGGAATGACCAAGGGGGATTTTCTGACACTGCGCCTGAACCAGGCTGTTTCTGAAGGGAACGGCTACGATTTACTGGTCATGGGCCGCAGCCAGGGCGAAGGCTGCTATTGCTTTGTCAACGGCCTTTTAAAAACACAGGTTGGCCGTTTATCCGAAAACTATAACTATGTCATCATGGACAACGAGGCAGGGATGGAGCACATCAGCCGCGGTACCATGGGAAGAATGGATATTTTGCTTTTAGTCAGCGACTGTTCACGCCGCGGGATTCAGGCTGTTGCCAGAATCCGTGATCTGGCTGAGGAGCTGAACCTACGGATTCCAGTGATCAAGCTGATTGTCAACCGTGCGCCAAACGGGGAACTCAACGAAGGCACCGCGGAAGAAATTGAAAAGCAGGGGCTGGATCTTCTGGGCGTTATCCCGATGGACCAGCAGGTGTTTGAATACGACGCATACGGCAAGCCGCTCGTGACCCTTCCAGAGGACTCAGCAGCGCGTAAGGCGGTCCGTGAAATCATTGATAAGCTGGAAATCAAGTAG
- the cls gene encoding cardiolipin synthase, with protein MTFSFFTLASPFSVFVFIVNILFSFTIIFLERKTPQSTYAWLLFLWIIPVLGFVFYLFFSQNLTKRKIYRYNTPENEQYQLLLRRQKKALVDRQRIAKNKTIAKKYHYNIEYHLNVSHALYTDNNSIDIFTDGHDKFDALFEAIENARSTIHIEYYIIKYDGLGRKFMELLTKKAREGVEVRLLFDEMGGRYIPRSALKELEAAGGQYGIFFPSRLRFINLRLNYRDHRKIVIIDGKTGFIGGFNVGDEYLGLKKKMGYWRDTHLRIEGYAAYELQMRFFLDWRTSGNKARLNINSENIHRYFPYMENCEGSGIQIVSSGPDDPNQVIKQGFIRMITNAEKYILIQSPYFVTDESIMEALKIALLSGIDVRIMIPNKPDHVFIYWATLSYVGELIKYGARVYIYDNGFLHAKVLVVDDQIAAVGSCNFDIRSFSLNFETNAFIYDPEIAVKLRDIFYRDIEKCIYYDTQAYEKRSRIIKVKESISRLFAPLL; from the coding sequence ATGACTTTTTCTTTTTTTACCCTCGCCAGCCCTTTCTCGGTTTTTGTGTTTATTGTGAATATCCTGTTCAGCTTCACGATTATCTTTCTCGAGCGCAAAACACCGCAGAGCACCTATGCCTGGCTGTTGTTTTTATGGATTATTCCAGTTTTGGGATTTGTGTTTTACCTTTTCTTTTCCCAGAACCTGACAAAGCGCAAAATCTACCGTTATAACACGCCGGAGAACGAGCAGTATCAGCTCCTGCTGCGCCGGCAGAAAAAAGCCCTGGTCGACCGCCAGCGGATCGCAAAAAACAAAACCATCGCAAAAAAATACCATTACAACATCGAGTACCACCTCAATGTCAGCCACGCCCTTTACACCGACAATAACAGCATCGACATTTTTACCGACGGACACGATAAGTTTGACGCCCTGTTTGAAGCCATCGAAAACGCCCGCTCCACCATTCATATCGAGTATTATATCATTAAATATGACGGTCTCGGCCGGAAATTTATGGAGCTGCTCACCAAAAAGGCCCGGGAGGGTGTGGAGGTCCGTCTTCTCTTTGACGAAATGGGCGGGCGCTACATTCCCAGGAGCGCTTTAAAGGAGCTTGAGGCCGCTGGCGGCCAGTACGGCATTTTCTTTCCCTCCCGGCTTCGCTTTATCAACCTCCGCCTGAACTACCGCGATCACCGGAAAATCGTCATTATCGACGGCAAAACCGGTTTTATCGGCGGCTTTAACGTTGGCGACGAGTACCTGGGACTCAAGAAAAAAATGGGCTACTGGCGGGACACCCACCTCAGAATCGAGGGCTACGCCGCCTACGAGCTCCAGATGCGCTTTTTCCTCGACTGGCGCACCAGCGGCAACAAGGCCAGGCTCAACATCAACTCCGAAAATATCCACCGCTATTTCCCCTATATGGAAAACTGTGAGGGCTCAGGCATTCAGATTGTTTCAAGCGGCCCCGACGACCCTAATCAGGTCATTAAGCAGGGCTTTATCCGGATGATCACCAACGCTGAAAAATACATTTTAATCCAGAGTCCCTATTTCGTTACAGACGAAAGCATCATGGAGGCCCTGAAGATCGCCCTGTTGTCCGGTATCGACGTACGGATCATGATCCCCAACAAGCCGGATCATGTCTTTATTTACTGGGCCACCCTCTCCTATGTGGGCGAGCTCATAAAATACGGCGCCAGGGTTTACATTTACGACAACGGCTTTCTCCATGCCAAGGTTCTGGTGGTGGACGACCAGATTGCCGCTGTTGGCTCCTGTAATTTTGATATTCGGAGCTTCAGCCTCAATTTTGAAACCAATGCCTTCATCTATGATCCGGAAATTGCTGTCAAACTGCGCGATATTTTCTACCGGGATATTGAAAAATGTATTTATTATGATACCCAGGCTTACGAAAAGCGCAGCCGCATCATTAAGGTCAAGGAATCCATCTCCCGCCTTTTTGCGCCGCTGCTGTAA